The stretch of DNA GATGCGCGCTCGTTCTGCTGCTCTGCGCCGCCTAGAGGCCGCAGAGCGGGCTCGAGCGTCGTCAGATGGTATTCCACCCCTATCGCCGCCCAGTTTCGCTCCCTGCGCCTTTCTGACCGCGAGAGCAGCCTTCGTGCGCTGGCTGATAAGGCGGCGCTCGTGCTCCGCGACGACAGCAAGGATCGCGACGGTGAACTCGTCGGCCTGCGGCAGGTCGACGAAGCGGATCGCGATGTCCTCTTTTCGCAGGGTCAAGATGAAGGCAGCGTCGCGCGATAGGCGGTCGAGGCGGGCAACGATAAGGGTCGCCCCATAGGCACGGCAGACATCAAGCGCGCGGGCAAGCTGCGGGCGGTCGTCCCGCGAACCTGACTCGACCTCCTCGAAATATCGGCCGGCGATCAGGTCATACCCATACTGCTGAGCGAAGGCGTCGACGGCTCGGCGTTGCGCCTCGATCCCGAGAGGTTGGCGATCCGTGCTGACGCGCAGGTATCCGACAGCGAGGGGCATGGTGGTCCTCTATGGCAACGTTCGTTGCCACATGTCGTGGACGGCGACCCCGGTGGCGATCAACCGCGGCGAAGCGGTGAAAATGCGCTCGCCCCGGTAAACGGCTTGGGTCGAGCAAGGGGCAGAACCGTTGCGGCTCTGCGTTCCGCGCATCGGGTCGATAAATCGCGGAAGTCGATCAAGCGGTGCGGTTTCAATCGGATCGATCAATCTATCTTGTGGGGATGGTGTGCCCGCCCATGCAGCCCATAAGAGTGCCCATGCGAAATTCGTCCGCAATATCAACGGTATCATGGGAAGTATGGGCTTTATGGGCACATTCCGAGCGTGTCGCGTCTGTGCGCATTCGCCAAGCGAATGACCGATTCAGCAACTGACCGCATAAAGTGCCCATAGTTACCATACTGCCCATCAAATTATTGAACTCACTCACGTTTTTCTCATGGGATGCCCTATGGGACGCATGGGCCCCCTGCTACTCCTCGGCTTCGAGCCACCACCGCGTGCTGTTGCAGGACTGCCGCGAGCGGAGCGAGTACCGCCTTGGTCCATCGCTCGTCTCGACTTCGATGATGCGGTCCCTGAATTGCCTCAGCCTGTCCCCTAAGGCGCGCGCAGGATCCTTCCACCCGTCGCCTATGTCGACCTCCAAGCAGTCGAGCATGGCAGCGATCTCCTTGGCCTTGCGCGGCTCGTTCCAGTCGAGGTTCATGTCATGCACCCCGCCAGCGCGAGACGTGATCGGAACCCGCCGATGCATGCACCGTAGCCACGCGATGACAACCTCTCGAATCCATTCTGTGGCCTCATCCTCGGGCCTTCGCTCCTTCGGCGTATCGAGAAAGCCCACGACCCCCGCGTGCTCAATAATGCCCGACATCACCCGCGCCCATCGCTCGAACGACGCTTTCGACTTCGAGCCATCCGGCATTCCGGCGTTCACCCAGGACCGGATTACCGTCAGCGCGGCAGCGACGAGGCCCGGCCTGTTGTCTTTCAGCCAGCCCTTTAGGTCTGGAATGGCGAATGCCTCCGACGGGCGATCTTCGGGGTTGGCCTCGCGCGCGTCCATGCGGATGTCGACGCAGCGGCGGTAGATTTCGTTTTCGATGTCGGGGTTGTTGCCCGTCGTCACCCACGTGACGCGGACGGGCAGGCTGACCATGCGGGAGTACCCAAGTATGCGCGCCTTGTAGGTTTCGGCAGTGAGCGTGGCAGCAAGGGCTTGGCTCTTCAACTTGGTCGCATTGTCGAAGAACACGACCTTACCCCCGTCCATGAGGATCGAGGTCAGGGTCTTCTCCATCTCCTCTTCCTGCTGTGGAGGCTTGGTGGCCGGCGGCGCGCTGCCAAGGGCGGGGTAGAGGCAGGCGTGGACGAGCAGCGTCGCGCCTGTTCCCGCCACGGGCTTGTTGAGGTAATACATGGGCGCGATGTCGAACAGGTCGCGCACATAGGGTTCGAGGCACATGGCGAGGGCGTTCGCGCGGTCCGACTCGTCTTCGAAGGGAAAGTCGGCAAGCGGCTTAAGCAGCAACTCGACGGCTGCCTGAACCTGCTCTTCGGTGGGTTCAGCAGGCACGTCCACTTCGATCTTCGCGGCGAGGTATATTTGGGCCGCTTCATCGTATCCGCGCGTGTCGAGAAGCCGCCCGTCTCGGGTGAAGATTGGAACGTTCACGACTTCTTTCAGGCAGGGAAGCGTGATTTCTTGCGAACGGGCAGCGAGCATGTCCTTCACAACCGCAGCAGGCGCATTCGAAGGCTTCCATCCGTCGTCCCCAATAGGCTTGAACCACGTGGCCGCGCGGTTCAGTTCATAGGTGAACTCGGGCTCCTCGAGCGGCTGGACGTGATCGCGGTCGATACGGGCGAACGCCTCGCCGTAGGCATAGACCCCGGGCGCACCGTCGACCTCGTATTCGGCGAGCGCCGCCCAAGCCTGCCGCGAGGTGTCGATAATCAGGCCCTTGTCGAAGATCGCCTGCCCCTCGCGCCGCCGCCGAATGCCGAGCCACACGGCGACCTCGTCGATCCACTCCTTCGGCAGGCCGAGCAGCTTCGACATGGACGTGAGGCCACGGAGGGTTCGGTCGTCATCCAGCCGCTGCCGCGCCTTCGTTATTATCTGTTCCGCGCGGCGGCCTGTTCGCTCATCGTCTCCGGCCTCGGACGCGACCAGTTCCAGAAAGTTCCGCGCGATTTCGTCTGACCATCCGGCGCGGACCAATGCCCCGGCCAAAGCGAGCGCGAACTCGTCCCGACCACCTTCGGCGGGATAAAAGCGAACGAAGAAGGTGGCGGCTGCGAGCAGGCCCGCCCTTCGGTTCAATTCGTCTCCATCCACAATGCTCGGAATAGGCTCCCATTGGTCCCACCAACACAGTTGTTCACCATTCGGATGAACGGAAGGCGAGACCATGACGTGGTATGGCTCACCGTCACGGGAGGTCCGCAATTGCAGGACCGTGTAGGCGTGCGGGCCCGCGAGTTCATGTCCGTCGACCTTAGGCAGTTTGAAGTCGATAGGCTTGTCGATCTCGGCCCGATAGATCGCATGGCGCATGCTGCCATCGGACCTATGGACGGTGCATCGCGTGCGCGGCAGGAGCGCCCCAGCAATCCGATTTGAGATATCCCAGTCGAGGTCAACGTCAACGTGGTGTTCGTCGATAATCAGTCCGACATTGCCGGTCAGATCGTCAAGGGAATAGCCGCGCGTCGCATAGCCCGCATCGCGCGGTTGCTTGCCGTTTTTACCTGACTGGAGCGGGATCAAGCGATAGCCAAGGTCGATCAGCGCGGAGAGCGCGTTCTTGTCAGATTCTTCCATTTTCGATCACCTCAGTCACCGAGGCGTCGTTCCTGAAAGCGCGGTTGAACAGGCGCGGCAGAGCACGTAAAATCCAGGCCTCGCGTGAGGGCGAAACGACACCTCCGAGGGCGTAGCGGTTCAGGCCGCTGCGCCCTCCTTCGTTTCAACACGATGCTTGCGAGCCCAAGCTAGAACGTCGTCTCGTTCGTAGCGAACAGTCTGCCGGGAAAGCTGGATGAATGGCGGCCCGATGCGCGTTTTCCGCGCTTGGAACAACCATTCGGATGACAACCCGAGCAGGTCCGCGACCTGCCTCGTCGTCATGATAGGCGGGTAACGTTCTGCTTCAAGCGACACGCGCACTTCGGAAATAAGATCTTCAATCGTCATAGCTCACCTTTTGGTTGAGCCATGAGCCGCACCGCTATCCGACTGTCAGGTTCACCTGCTAGAACAGTGCGGCCTCATTCCAGAACGGGTTAAAAACTTCTAGAATGGGGCGTTGACGATCAAAAACTAAGCAACTGCTACGGCGTCCGCAACTGGAATCTTGCACCTTTTCAGGATGACTGTGGATACTGCGTTCGCCGCTTCCCGCTGACTGTCGAGATCGTCGACCTGACCGTAGTGACCAAGCATATCAACCTCGCCAGCCTTGAGGTTTTGACCATTGAGCCAGCGCATCATGTAGGGCGGTGTTCCCGCTATCATTGCCGCGTCGTGCCAAAGATGGCGAAGGTCGCCAGGGCAAGTAAGCTTAAGGCGGTCGAGCTGATCGATGTGAACGTTCTTTCGAACAGAGGGGAAAACCCAAGTCTTGTGGAGACCCTTCAGGCGCTCAAATAGCGCCTTGGTCGCGGCGCTCATCGCGATTGTGCGAGGGCTCTCGTCCTTCTTGAGCCGAGGAAACGTCATTGTTCCTTGGCCGAGATCGACATCGCGCCAAGTGAGCGCGCGAAGCACATTTTCGCGGCTCCCGGTGTGCCAGCGGATAAGCCAGCAGGTTCGGATGACCAAGTTGTCGATGGCATCGATCTCTGCCAGCCTGTCCGCCCACGGGATCGAACGATCCAATTTGCGACGCTGCATCTTCGTCTGTTCCTTGAGGCGTGGCGGGTCGAGCTTCACGTGCCGATCATGTCGGAAAACAGCGCCGACTAGAACATGAAGCTGTTGGGCAGCGTAAGGCTTCCTCGCCTGCAATTCGTCCATGTGCTGCTCAACCTCCGGCACAGAAATTTTGTCGAGAGGTTTATCCGCCCATTTCGCGAAATGGTTGTCGATGCAGCCGCGATACTCCTTCGCCGTCTTCGGCTTGAGTGGCGCCCTGCCGGACTTTCGATCAGCCGAGCGGAAGGCGATGTAGCGTTCAAGCTGCTCTAGGAAGGTCGGCAGCGCTTCTTGCTCGTCTGTACCGTTGTCGATGCGCGACGCTTTGACCTTGGCCTCTCGCCAAGCCATGTCGCGCGTCATCGCTGGGAAGCGGCCTAGCTTGATCGAGCGCGTCTTGCCTGTGCGAGGGTCGCGCTTGGACAGGTACCACGTTTTCGCCGTCTTGGTGACAGCCATGCGCAAACCGGGGTAACGGTCGCCTTTGTGCGAGTACCATTTCAGTGGCCCAAACTTAAGTCGGTCGACCTCGGTATCGTTGAGCGAAATCTGCGGCATGATGTTCTCTACGAGACAACGGATTTACAACATGGGTGTGCAATCACATTGGTCAGCGCTTGGAGTCATGCAACCGAAGATGTTGAATTAGCTGCGTCTTTCCGATCTCTTTGGATCGTGTTGGACCCGTCAGATATTCTTCGTAATGATGGGGTCACGTGTTCGAGTCACGTAAGCGGCACCACTTATCAGCCAGTATTCGTAACGCTCGCGCGCCTGGCCCCTGCTTGTCCGATTGGCTTGGCTCGAGCCCTATTGCGTCCTTCCGGTTGAACCGACGGGGCAACCATGGTTGAAGCGGCGATGTCATAACTTCACCGCGAGCGAGAGCGGCGTTTTGAAAACGGCAGTTTTCAGTTCCAAACGATATGATCGCGAGTTCCTCGAACGTGTCAACGAGGCGACTGGCGCGGGGCATACGCTGGCTTTCTTCGATACTCGGCTCAATCCCGACACAGCGAGCCTTGCCTGTGGACATGACGCTGTCTGCTGTTTCGTGAATGACAGACTCGACCGGGCCGTGCTCGAAAGACTTGCAGGTGAAGGCATTCGCCTGGCTGCCCTCCGCAGCGCTGGTTTCAATCACGTGGATCTCGCCGCGGCGCGCGATCTCGGCATTACGATCGCGCGCGTCCCCGCCTATTCCCCCGAGTCCGTCGCCGAGCACACCGCCGCGCTGATCCTTGCGCTCAACCGGAAGATCCACAGAGCCTATCTTCGGGTGCGCGAGGGGAATTTCGCGCTCGACGGCCTGCTCGGGTTCAACCTTTCGGGCAAGACCGTGGGGGTTATCGGCACAGGAAAGATCGGCATCTGCGCGGCCCGCATCATGCGGGGGTTCGGCTGCGCCATTCTCGCCTGCGATCCGCAGCCCAGCGAGGAGCTAGACGAAATCGGTGGTTGTTATGTGGACCTGCCGGACCTGCTCGAACAGGCCGACATCGTGACACTTCATTGTCCCCTGACCCCTGAAACGCACCATCTGATCGATGCAGAGGCCATCGACCGGATGAAGCCGGATGCCATGCTGATCAACACGAGCAGGGGAGCCGTCGTCGACACGAAAGCGCTGATCGAAGGTCTGAAGGGCCGCAGTCTCGGTTCGGTCGGCCTCGATGTCTACGAGGAAGAGGGCGACCTGTTCTTCGAGAACCTGTCCGACACGATGATACAGGACGATGTTTTCGCGCGCCTGCTCACTTTCCCGAACGTCCTCGTCACCGGCCACCAGGCATTCTTCACGCGCGAAGCAATGGAAGCGATCGCAACGACCACGATACGCAACATCTCCAGCTTCGAGGAGACGGGAGCGGCGCTGCACGAGGTGTCGGTCGAGAAACTGGCTTGAGCCGTGAGAAATTTCCTTGCGCTGTTGCCGCTTGTCGCATTCGTCCTTTGGCTGGTCGGATTTCGAAGGTCGGCAGCGATGGCCGGGATCTGGAGCGCCGCCCTGTGCGCGGCCCTGGCGGTCGGCGCTTTCGATTATCCCGTCGACGCATCAAGCGTGCTCGGCCCGCTTGCGGAAGCCCTGTTCGCCTGCGCGACCATTGTCTGGATCATATTCCCGGCGCTGGGCATATACGAATTCCAGAAGGATACCGGCGCGACGCAGACGATCGGGCGCTGGCTAGCGGGAGTTTCGGGCAAGCCACAGGTTCAGGCCCTGCTCATCGCCTGGTTCTTCGGCCTGTTTCTTGAAAGCGCCGCCGGTTTCGGCGCGGCGATCGGGAACATCATCACGCCGCATAACATCGTCGCCGGCGCTGCCACGGTCGGCGCGGTCGGTCGCAAGGGCGAAGTGCTGAGGCAAACCCTGCCGGTATGCGCGATCTATGCGGCGGTCGGAGGGTTGCTCCTGTTCGCCTTGGGGCATTTGCTATGACATCGATCCAGGCGAGACCTTTTTGAAGCAGAACGATAGCATCGGCGCGCTGCTTTCACGGAGGATGAGGTGAAGCCGGACAGGTCGAAGGAATGGCACGCGATCGAATTCGATGAGGCTGTCGAGGCGCTTGAATCGCACCCCGGAGGGCTGAGCGAGGAGCGCGCGCGCGAACGGCTTGCCCAACATGGCCCCAACCGCCTTCCCGAACCGAAACCTGTGCATCCGGTCTTGCGCTTCCTCGCGCATTTCAACAGCCCCCTGATCCATTTCCTCCTCGTTGCGGCGGCAGCGGCTTTCCTGCTCGATCACGCGGTCGACGCGGTCGTGATCCTGCTGGTGGTGCTGGTCAACGCGGCGGTCGGATATGTCCAGGAGGGCAGGGCCGAAGAGGCCCTGGCAGGGATGCGCAGCCTGATTTCGCCGCGCGCTGTCGTGCTGCGTGGCGGCGAGAAGCGCGTCGTCGATGCCGCAACCCTTGTTCCGGGCGACATTGCGGTGATCGAAGCGGGCGATCGGATTGCCGCCGACGTGCGCATCCGGCGCGCGCGCGGGTTCGCGGTCGAGGAAGCGGCTCTCACCGGCGAGTCCGTCGCAGCCGAGAAGCGGCCCGATCCGGTTCCCCCCGAAGCTGCGCTGGGGGACCGCTCTTCGATGGCCTATTCCGGCACGCTGGCGATCAGGGGGCAGGCGACCGGGCTGGTCGTCGCGACCGGCGCCGATACCGAGATCGGCCGGATCAGCGGGATGCTCCAGGAGGTGCCTGCGCTCGTGACCCCGCTGCTGCGGCAGATCGATTCCTTCGCCCGATTGTTTACGCTTGTCATCCTCGCGCTCGGCGCAGCACTGCTCGCTTTCGCGGTTATGGTGCGCGGCTTCGAATGGGGCGATGCTCTCATCGCGGTCGTGGCGGTGTCCGTCGGCGCGGTTCCGGAGGGTCTGCCCGCCGTCATCACCATTACGCTCGCAATCGGAGTGCAGCGCATGGCGGCGCGAAAAGCGGTGATCCGCAAGCTTCCGGCTGTCGAATCGCTCGGAGCGACCAGCGTGATCTGCAGCGACAAGACCGGGACTCTCTCCCGTAACGAGATGAATGCGGTTCGCCTGGTGACTGCCAAGGGGGAATTCTCGGTCAGCGGGAAGGGGTACGCGCCCGAAGGAACGATCGCCCCTCGCGCCTCGGGGCAGGCTGATCAGCCGCTGCCCGAAGACCTGATCCGCTGCGGCGCGCTTTGCAACGATGCGCGCCTTGTCAGAGACGCAACTGTCGGCGACGAAGGCGGGCCATGGAGCGTTGCGGGCGACCCGATGGAAGGGGCGCTTCTGGCGCTCGCCGGGAAGGCGGGTTTGGATCGGGACTGCCTCGAGGCCGAATGGCCGCGGCTCGATGAAATCCCCTTCGATGCCGAACATCGCTACATGGCGACGCTGCACGAAGGGCCGAACGGCCAGGCGGTGGCAATGATCAAGGGCGCGCCGGAAGCGGTGCTCGACCTGTGCGATACGGCCTCGCACGAGGTCGACTGGGCCGGTCATGTCGAACGCGCGGCGGGTGAGGGCGAACGGCTGCTCGCCTTCGCCATGCTTGGCTTCGAAGAGCCGCGCGGTTGTCTTGCTCACGAAGACCTCGAAGGCGCCACCATGCTCGGTCTTATCGGTTTCATCGATCCCCCGCGCGAGGAGGCGAAGCGCGCGATCGCCGAATGTCGCTCCGCCGGCATCGCGGTGAAAATGATCACCGGCGATCACGCCGCGACCGCGCTCGCCATCGCCCGGCAGCTCGACCTCGCCGACTGTCCGGAGGCCATGACCGGCGCCGATGTCGAGGCGATCGACGATTGCGAACTGGCCCGGCGCGTGGAGCGGGTGTCTGTCTTCGCCCGGGCCAGCCCGGAACAGAAACTGCGCATCGTGCGCGCGCTGCAGTCGCACGATCACATCGTCGCAATGACCGGCGACGGGGTGAACGATGCGCCCGCATTGAAGCAGGCCGATGTCGGCACCGCGATGGGCGTCACCGGGACCGAGGCGGCACGCGAAGCGTCCGAGATGGTCCTGCTTGACGATAATTTCGCCTCGATCGTCGCGGCCGTGCGCGAGGGCCGCACGGTCTATGACAATATCCGCAAGGTGATCGCCTGGACCCTGCCCACGAACGGCGGCGAGGCAATCGTTATCGTGCTCGCGATCCTTGCCGGGTTCGCCCTGCCGATGACGGCGACGCAGATCCTCTGGATCAACCTCGTCACGGCCGTGACGCTCGGGCTTGTCCTCGCCTTCGAGCCTCCTGAACCCGGCATCATGGAGCGACCCCCGCGAAAGCGCGACGCGCCGCTGCTGACGCGCCTCCTATTGTGGCGGGTAGCCTTCGTCTCCTTCCTTTTCGCCGGGGTCGCGCTGTTGATCTTTTTCGGTTCGCAATCGCTCGGCGTCAGCATCGAGAAGGCCCGGACCCTGACGGTCAATATGCTGGTGGTCTCCGAGATCGCCTATCTTTTCAACGTCCGCTTCCTGCATATGCGCTCGCTTACACTCAGAGGCGCGCTCGGCACGCGGCCGGTGCTGATCGCACTCGCGGTGGTGGTTCTTGCCCAGCTGGCTTTCACCTATCTCCCGGTCTTGCAGCGCGTGTTCGAAACCGAAGCGCTTTCGTTAGAGGAGGGCGCGGTCATCGTCGCCATCGGCTTCGGCCTGCTGCTTCTGCTCGAATTCGAGAAACTGGTCACGCGCAGGTTCGCCCTGTGATTTGCAATTCCACCGTGGAGGAGGATTGACCATGCTTCGCGCGCGCCGCGATCCGCCCCGCGACGTCTTTCCCCCCGACCCATGGGGATTGGCGGCGGTGCATTTCGATACCGATTGGCTGCTCGGCTATGTCGGGCAGGCGGAGACCATGTTCGCGTTGTCGAACGGCTATCTCGGAATCCGCGGCACGATGGAGGAGGGGCATCCGGTCGAAGAGCCGGGAACCTATCTCAACGGCTTCTATGAAAGTCGCCCGATCACCTACGGCGAAAGCGCTTATGGTTTTCCCGACAGCGGTCAGAGCATACTCGTCTGCCCCGACGGGGTTTCGATCGAGCTGGTGGTCGACGATGAACCCTTCGATCTCGTCCGCGCCGAAGTGCTCGATTTCTCGCGCCGGCTGGATTTCGCGAAAGGCGTGCTCACGCGAGAGGTCGCCTGGAGAACCGCGCGGGGCCGGAAGCTGACCTTGAGGACGACGCGGCTCGTCTCGCTCGCGATGAAGCACGTTGCGGCTATCTCCTGGGAACTTGTTGCCGAAGACGATGCGGACATCATCGTCACGTCGCGGCTGGTCGAACGGCCTCCCTTGCCGAGCGAGGCTCGCGACCCGCGGATCGCCGAACCGCCGGGCGAAAGCGTTCTGGAGCCGACCGGGGCGCGAGCCGAAGGTGCGCGCGCGATGCTCGGCTATGTCACCCGCCGCTCACGCCTCGCGCTCGGCTGCGGAATGGACCACGTGATCGATACATCATCCCCGCATGATCTTTCCGCGACGGCAAGCGACGAGGAAGCCGCCGTCACCATTCGCCTAAGCGCGCAATCCGGTGTGCCCATGAGGTTTACGAAGTTCCTGGCCTATCACCATGGGCATGAAGGGGCACAGGATATGCTCGAAGCGGTCGGCGGGAGCCTCGATGAGGCGATCGTCCGCGGCTTCGATAACCTGCTTTGCCGCCAGACGGAAATCATGGGCGAATTCTGGGACCGCGCCGATGTCGAAATCGAGGGCGATCCGGCAACCCAGCAGGTGATCCGCTGGAATATCTTCCAGCTGCTTCAGTCGGCGGCCCGGGTGCATGGCCACGGCATCGGCGCGAGAGGGCTCACCGGGCGCAGCTACGAAGGGCATTATTTCTGGGACACCGAAATCTATGTCCTGCCGTTTCTCACCTACACCGCCCCGGACATCGCGCGGGCCTTGCTCAAGTTTCGTTACGATATGCTGCCGCAGGCACGTCTGCGGGCTGCCGAACTCGGCCATCGCGGCGCGACTTTTCCCTGGCGCACGATCAACGGTCACGAAGCATCTGCCTACTACGCGGCCGGCACCGCGCAGTATCACATCAACGCCGATATAGCGTACGCGCTGGACAAATATGTGGCGATCACCGGCGATACGGAGTTCATGGCGCGATACGGCGCCGAAATCCTGATCGAGACCGCCCGCTTCTGGCTCGATCTCGGCTTCTTCTCGTCCCGCCGCGATGGCAGGTTCTGCATCAACGGCGTCACCGGACCGGACGAATACAACGCGCTCGTCGACAACAATTACTTCACCAACCTCATGGCGCAGCACAACCTCAGGCTTGCGGCCCGGACCCTGGCTACGCTCGATCCCGAGGCGAAAGCGCAAGTGGCCGCTGCGACGAACCTTGGTCCCGCAGAACCGGATGGCTGGCTCGAGGCGGCCGAGCGTATGTACCTGCCGCAAGACGAGCGGCTCGGCGTGCACCCGCAGGACGACAGCTTTCTCGACAAGGAGGTATGGGATTTCGCCAGGACGCCCGAGGAGAACTATCCCCTCCTGCTGCATTATCACCCGCTGAACCTGTATCGGGCGCAGGTCGTCAAGCAGGCCGATACCCTGCTCGCCATGTTCCTGATGAACGGCCATTTCAGCGCTGCAGAGAAAAAACGCAACTTCGACTACTACGACCCGATCACGACGCATGACAGCTCGCTGTCGGTGTGCATCCAGTCGATCATCGCAAGCGAGATCGGCTACGCTGACAAGGCCATCGACTATTTCGATTTCGCCGCGACGATGGACCTGTCCGACATCGGCGGCAATGTAAGGCACGGCGCGCACGTCGCCTCGATCGGCGGGACCTGGATGGCCCTGGTTTACGGCTTTGCCGGACTGCGCGACGGGGACGGCACGATCGCCTTCAGCCCGCGCCTGCCCGACAGGTGGAGCCGATTGTGTTTTGCGCTGACCATTCGCGGCCGACGCCTGCGGATCGCGATAGATCGGGCGCGCACGGTTTATCGGCTCGAACGCGGTGATCCGATCGAGATCGTGCACGAGGGGGAGGCATTGCGCCTCTCGCCGGAAGAACCCGAGATGACCCGCTCCAACCGGAAGTGCCCGCCGCCGCCCCGGCCCGGGCCGGGAGCGGTCGATCCGGCGATGCCCGAAGGCGAGGGCTGACGGGCCCCCTTACCCTACCGTCACACCGGAAAGGTCGCCGACAACTTCGTCCGCTCCCGCTTCGCGCAGGGCGTCGGCCCTTGCGTTCGGGCCCACGCCGATCACGCGAGCGAATCCGGCTCTGCGCCCTGCCTCGACCCCGGCAATTGCGTCCTCGAAGATGACCGCACGCTCCGCCTTTACGCCAAGCCGCCGCAGCGCCTCTTCGAACAGGGCCGGGTGCGGCTTGCCCGGCAAGTCGAGCCGCGACGCATCGATGCCATCGACCCTTGCCTGGACATGGTGGGCGAGTCCGGTCGCCTCGAGCACCTGGCGGGCATTGGCGCTGGAGGAAGCGACCGCGATCGCGATCCCGGAAGTGCGCAGGTCGCGCAGCAGGCGCTCGGCTCCGGGCAGCGCTCTGGAAGCCGTGCGAAGCCGTTCCTGCACCGCTTCGTTCTTTCGCCGCGACAGCCCCATCACGGTTTCGGCCCCGGGCGGATCGTCCTGCGCGCCTTCGGGCAACTTGATACCGCGCGACGCGAGGAAGGTGCGCACGCCTTCCTCGCGGCGCCTGCCATCGACGTAGAGCTGGTAGTCGTCCGGGCCGAACGGCGGTTGCCTGTCGTCCCATGTCCGGAGGAAGGCATCGAAGGTTTCCTTCCACGCCGCTTCGTGCAGGCTGGCGGTGTCGGTGAGGACGCCGTCGAGATCGAAGATCGCCGCGTCGAGCCGGGCGGGCGACAAATGCACATCCGACAAGTCTCGTCTCCCGCATTTCCTGCTATTCTTCCGACTCGACCGTATCCCTAGTTTAACCGGGTCGATAGCGCGATCCGGCTCACGATGCGCCGGGAGATGCTTGGCTCATGATGAATATTGCGACCGTCACGCTGAACCCGGCATTCGACGTCTCTTTCGAGGTCGATCGCCTGTTTCACACCTCCAAGATGCGCGGTGACAACGAAAGACACGCGCCCGGCGGCGGGGGCATAAACGTCGCGCGGGTTTTCGTGCGGTTGGGTGGGAATGCCCGCTGCCACTACCTGGCAGGAGGCGCGACAGGCGCTGCGCTCGACCGGGCGCTCGACCAGCATGAGATCGTCAGGAACCGGGTCGCGATCGCGGGCGAGACCAGGGTCAGCACTTCCGTCTTCGAACGCACCAGCAGGCGCGAATACCGCTTCGTCACGGACGGTCCGGAGATCGCCGAGGCAAAATGGCGTGAATGCGAAGCCGCGATCGCGCAGGCCGAATGCGATTACCTCGTCGCCAGCGGATCCCTGCCGCGCGGCGTACCGGACGATTTCTACGCCCGCATCGCGACCGCGGCGAACAACCGGGGCATTCGCTTCGTGCTCGACAGTTCGGGACGGGGTCTTGCAGGCGGGCTTGCGGCGGGCGGCGTATTCCTGGTCAAGCCGAGCGTGGGCGAACTGCGCGCACTTACCGGACAGGAAC from Erythrobacter sp. encodes:
- a CDS encoding helix-turn-helix domain-containing protein, encoding MTIEDLISEVRVSLEAERYPPIMTTRQVADLLGLSSEWLFQARKTRIGPPFIQLSRQTVRYERDDVLAWARKHRVETKEGAAA
- a CDS encoding L-lactate permease, which produces MRNFLALLPLVAFVLWLVGFRRSAAMAGIWSAALCAALAVGAFDYPVDASSVLGPLAEALFACATIVWIIFPALGIYEFQKDTGATQTIGRWLAGVSGKPQVQALLIAWFFGLFLESAAGFGAAIGNIITPHNIVAGAATVGAVGRKGEVLRQTLPVCAIYAAVGGLLLFALGHLL
- a CDS encoding recombinase family protein gives rise to the protein MPLAVGYLRVSTDRQPLGIEAQRRAVDAFAQQYGYDLIAGRYFEEVESGSRDDRPQLARALDVCRAYGATLIVARLDRLSRDAAFILTLRKEDIAIRFVDLPQADEFTVAILAVVAEHERRLISQRTKAALAVRKAQGAKLGGDRGGIPSDDARARSAASRRRRAAERARIALGQVDGWESMPPAAIADRLNGLGVPTASGRGWWTAEKARAAMRLFAK
- a CDS encoding 2-hydroxyacid dehydrogenase, which produces MKTAVFSSKRYDREFLERVNEATGAGHTLAFFDTRLNPDTASLACGHDAVCCFVNDRLDRAVLERLAGEGIRLAALRSAGFNHVDLAAARDLGITIARVPAYSPESVAEHTAALILALNRKIHRAYLRVREGNFALDGLLGFNLSGKTVGVIGTGKIGICAARIMRGFGCAILACDPQPSEELDEIGGCYVDLPDLLEQADIVTLHCPLTPETHHLIDAEAIDRMKPDAMLINTSRGAVVDTKALIEGLKGRSLGSVGLDVYEEEGDLFFENLSDTMIQDDVFARLLTFPNVLVTGHQAFFTREAMEAIATTTIRNISSFEETGAALHEVSVEKLA
- a CDS encoding integrase arm-type DNA-binding domain-containing protein, encoding MPQISLNDTEVDRLKFGPLKWYSHKGDRYPGLRMAVTKTAKTWYLSKRDPRTGKTRSIKLGRFPAMTRDMAWREAKVKASRIDNGTDEQEALPTFLEQLERYIAFRSADRKSGRAPLKPKTAKEYRGCIDNHFAKWADKPLDKISVPEVEQHMDELQARKPYAAQQLHVLVGAVFRHDRHVKLDPPRLKEQTKMQRRKLDRSIPWADRLAEIDAIDNLVIRTCWLIRWHTGSRENVLRALTWRDVDLGQGTMTFPRLKKDESPRTIAMSAATKALFERLKGLHKTWVFPSVRKNVHIDQLDRLKLTCPGDLRHLWHDAAMIAGTPPYMMRWLNGQNLKAGEVDMLGHYGQVDDLDSQREAANAVSTVILKRCKIPVADAVAVA
- a CDS encoding HAD-IC family P-type ATPase gives rise to the protein MKPDRSKEWHAIEFDEAVEALESHPGGLSEERARERLAQHGPNRLPEPKPVHPVLRFLAHFNSPLIHFLLVAAAAAFLLDHAVDAVVILLVVLVNAAVGYVQEGRAEEALAGMRSLISPRAVVLRGGEKRVVDAATLVPGDIAVIEAGDRIAADVRIRRARGFAVEEAALTGESVAAEKRPDPVPPEAALGDRSSMAYSGTLAIRGQATGLVVATGADTEIGRISGMLQEVPALVTPLLRQIDSFARLFTLVILALGAALLAFAVMVRGFEWGDALIAVVAVSVGAVPEGLPAVITITLAIGVQRMAARKAVIRKLPAVESLGATSVICSDKTGTLSRNEMNAVRLVTAKGEFSVSGKGYAPEGTIAPRASGQADQPLPEDLIRCGALCNDARLVRDATVGDEGGPWSVAGDPMEGALLALAGKAGLDRDCLEAEWPRLDEIPFDAEHRYMATLHEGPNGQAVAMIKGAPEAVLDLCDTASHEVDWAGHVERAAGEGERLLAFAMLGFEEPRGCLAHEDLEGATMLGLIGFIDPPREEAKRAIAECRSAGIAVKMITGDHAATALAIARQLDLADCPEAMTGADVEAIDDCELARRVERVSVFARASPEQKLRIVRALQSHDHIVAMTGDGVNDAPALKQADVGTAMGVTGTEAAREASEMVLLDDNFASIVAAVREGRTVYDNIRKVIAWTLPTNGGEAIVIVLAILAGFALPMTATQILWINLVTAVTLGLVLAFEPPEPGIMERPPRKRDAPLLTRLLLWRVAFVSFLFAGVALLIFFGSQSLGVSIEKARTLTVNMLVVSEIAYLFNVRFLHMRSLTLRGALGTRPVLIALAVVVLAQLAFTYLPVLQRVFETEALSLEEGAVIVAIGFGLLLLLEFEKLVTRRFAL